The following coding sequences lie in one Pseudomonas syringae CC1557 genomic window:
- a CDS encoding phosphate-starvation-inducible protein PsiE, with protein sequence MGNKWAVKIRHRVHGQAESLGNLCVESFHFLALFAIGAITAWASVVAFLGMVEKGNVTVDDILLLFIYLELGAMTGIYFKTNHMPVRFLIYVAITALTRLLISDVSHHNPPDIGIIYLCGGILLLAFAILVVRYASYKYPSAKIPDSSSAVKGAVTEEKGEI encoded by the coding sequence ATGGGAAACAAATGGGCAGTAAAGATCAGGCATCGGGTGCATGGGCAAGCCGAATCGCTGGGTAACCTCTGTGTCGAGAGCTTCCACTTTCTTGCGTTGTTCGCGATTGGTGCAATCACTGCCTGGGCGTCAGTGGTCGCGTTTCTGGGGATGGTCGAGAAAGGCAACGTCACCGTTGATGACATCCTGTTGCTGTTCATCTATCTCGAACTGGGGGCGATGACCGGGATTTACTTCAAGACCAACCACATGCCTGTGCGCTTCCTGATCTATGTTGCGATCACCGCATTGACCCGCCTGCTGATTTCCGACGTGTCGCACCACAACCCGCCCGACATCGGCATCATCTATTTGTGTGGCGGCATTCTGTTGCTGGCGTTTGCGATTCTGGTCGTGCGCTACGCGTCGTACAAATACCCGTCGGCGAAAATCCCCGATTCATCCAGCGCGGTCAAAGGCGCGGTGACGGAAGAGAAGGGCGAAATCTGA
- a CDS encoding YebG family protein: MAVETLYRSTRDLETTFVDRKLADAHDQMLELAELLTDVLVKNVPGISEKHAEDASIYMAKNRAVFAAAFKNNATALNELSETASTES, translated from the coding sequence ATGGCTGTTGAAACCCTTTACCGCAGTACCCGCGATCTGGAGACTACTTTCGTGGACCGTAAACTCGCCGATGCGCACGATCAAATGCTCGAGCTGGCCGAGCTTCTCACTGACGTCCTGGTCAAGAACGTACCGGGGATCTCCGAGAAGCACGCGGAAGACGCGAGCATTTACATGGCGAAGAACCGGGCCGTTTTTGCGGCAGCGTTCAAAAATAACGCTACAGCGCTGAACGAACTGTCGGAGACAGCCAGTACAGAAAGCTGA
- the wecB gene encoding non-hydrolyzing UDP-N-acetylglucosamine 2-epimerase — protein MAGQQPRMKILSIFGTRPEAIKMAPLVRALAAEPGIDSRICITGQHQSMLQQVLDMFELKADYSLDVMRPGQTLNSLTAALYAAIDPILDEMQPDKVLVHGDTTSAMVAAMSAFHRRIPIGHVEAGLRTGDIRQPWPEEMNRRCIDLISDHLFAPTAESRRNVLGERLQGISFVTGNTVIDALHLTAQRIDSNRQLCHALDRQFSFLVPDRRVLVVTGHRRENFGDGFLNICKALCELAQRDDIQIVYPVHLNPNVLGPVTEHLGDLPNVHLIKPLDYMSFVRLMQRSHVILTDSGGVQEEAPSLGKPVLVMRDVTERPEAVAAGTVRLVGTEPDAIIRGVNALFDNDALWQNAARAANPYGDGKASARIVDALMGRPVDEFVAEMPRRRPDTVDARPGAMPGHLHQHAQVRSMAS, from the coding sequence ATGGCTGGTCAGCAACCCAGAATGAAGATCCTTTCAATTTTCGGCACTCGCCCGGAGGCTATCAAGATGGCGCCTCTGGTCAGAGCACTGGCCGCAGAGCCGGGTATCGACTCAAGAATATGTATCACTGGTCAGCATCAGAGCATGCTGCAACAGGTGCTGGACATGTTCGAACTCAAGGCGGACTACAGCCTTGACGTGATGCGTCCAGGGCAGACACTGAATTCTCTGACGGCAGCGCTTTACGCAGCCATTGATCCGATCCTGGACGAAATGCAGCCCGACAAGGTTCTGGTGCACGGCGATACCACGTCGGCCATGGTGGCAGCGATGTCGGCGTTTCATCGCCGTATCCCCATCGGCCATGTCGAGGCTGGCTTGCGCACCGGCGATATCCGTCAGCCTTGGCCTGAGGAAATGAACCGTCGCTGCATCGACCTGATCTCCGATCATCTGTTTGCGCCAACCGCCGAGTCGCGGCGCAACGTGCTGGGCGAGCGCCTGCAGGGTATTTCCTTCGTGACGGGCAACACCGTCATTGACGCCTTGCATCTGACCGCCCAGCGAATCGATTCCAACCGTCAGCTATGCCATGCGCTGGACCGTCAATTTTCGTTCCTGGTGCCAGACCGCAGAGTGCTGGTCGTGACAGGGCATCGCCGCGAGAACTTCGGCGACGGCTTCCTGAACATCTGCAAGGCGCTGTGTGAACTCGCGCAGCGTGACGACATACAGATCGTCTATCCGGTACACCTGAACCCCAACGTGCTGGGGCCGGTGACCGAACACCTGGGCGATCTGCCCAATGTGCATTTGATCAAACCGCTGGATTACATGTCGTTCGTGCGCCTGATGCAACGCTCCCACGTGATCCTTACCGACTCCGGCGGCGTGCAGGAAGAAGCACCGTCGCTGGGCAAACCGGTGCTGGTCATGCGCGACGTCACCGAGCGGCCTGAAGCCGTGGCGGCTGGCACTGTGCGCCTGGTGGGCACCGAGCCGGACGCCATCATTCGTGGCGTGAACGCCTTGTTTGACAACGACGCGCTCTGGCAGAACGCGGCCCGCGCCGCCAACCCCTATGGTGACGGCAAGGCCAGTGCGCGTATCGTCGATGCGCTGATGGGGCGCCCGGTAGACGAATTTGTCGCTGAAATGCCGCGTCGTCGCCCGGATACGGTCGATGCCAGGCCAGGCGCCATGCCCGGGCACCTGCACCAACATGCCCAAGTGCGCTCAATGGCCAGTTAA
- a CDS encoding cellulose biosynthesis cyclic di-GMP-binding regulatory protein BcsB, producing MKSSVTVNMGALSALACGMSLLALMPTFALAADSPLTLAINRITADNRQERVVELRELGIDRPILLSASDARRELYLPVPANVPLTDATLNFDASYLNGEAGRNTLLLSLDGYPVRALGLNEEQGNASTVLGVDKAARESGSVRLGVAWSSVISKVLCEDERAIGNVLRIDPHTRLTYSYDASQVQDIGAAWAALPGKPGLLVAPGTLSAASYDAAWRLGVALERIGKQARILPFPAVQDSLDLSNLRIPAELMQIPAFAGLNGKGMYTLRDQAEIGALLMLGQTPALQADLAISDPQLLKAIDDSLDALQAQVQSVDASAVGALSQWRERHIKKPLANSAGDDVSLALLGNRALLMIKPESADKAIGLFSSAWNKLARSRQLTIGEESAMPLSEDGRVALTRLGGKPGTVDVLAKTDWTASFPLGSVAYDGRVPVTAMIDVAAAPGASGTPPVATVFINDYLIGALQLTADGKKERIEARIPQYALAAQNTLRVSFQRQPVSNMCLETPQAFPISVLPTSHVVLDKITPDSNFSGMAARFATDTQLMVPKGYLERPASSLPQVIRVASAAGVSPLRAQLSVSDDASVAVTPAKAFLAFELPVKDAAESVKADNEGHLLINHKEQTLLDLKTLNHLASLQVIEAGSQHGMVYRTLGGQAPVFERPLLLERGNATLLADSGPVATFDANDPTGSKMIEEEETTGIEAWRKPSLLWLIPAGIVLFLILLLAGRSARRNRS from the coding sequence ATGAAATCTTCCGTTACCGTAAACATGGGCGCGCTGAGCGCCCTTGCCTGCGGGATGAGCCTGCTGGCTCTGATGCCCACCTTTGCTCTGGCCGCCGACAGTCCCTTGACCCTGGCAATCAATCGGATCACTGCCGACAACCGTCAGGAGCGAGTGGTCGAGCTGCGGGAACTGGGTATCGATCGTCCGATCCTTCTCAGCGCCAGTGATGCGCGCCGGGAGCTGTACCTGCCAGTGCCAGCCAATGTGCCACTGACTGACGCGACGCTGAATTTTGACGCCAGTTACCTGAACGGCGAAGCAGGCCGCAACACGCTGCTGCTGTCGCTGGACGGTTATCCGGTACGCGCCCTTGGTCTTAACGAAGAGCAAGGCAACGCCAGCACGGTACTGGGTGTTGACAAAGCGGCGCGGGAAAGCGGCTCGGTGCGTCTTGGCGTCGCCTGGTCCTCGGTGATCTCGAAAGTACTCTGCGAAGATGAACGCGCCATCGGCAACGTACTGCGCATCGATCCGCACACCCGACTGACTTACAGCTATGACGCCAGCCAGGTGCAGGATATCGGCGCGGCATGGGCCGCACTGCCCGGCAAACCCGGTCTGCTGGTCGCACCGGGCACCTTGTCCGCTGCCAGCTACGATGCTGCCTGGCGCCTGGGCGTCGCTCTGGAAAGGATCGGCAAGCAGGCCCGTATCCTGCCGTTTCCTGCTGTACAGGACAGCCTTGATCTGAGCAATCTGCGCATTCCGGCAGAACTCATGCAGATCCCGGCATTTGCAGGCCTCAATGGCAAAGGCATGTACACCCTGCGCGATCAGGCTGAAATCGGTGCCCTGCTGATGCTCGGCCAGACACCTGCGCTGCAAGCAGACCTGGCCATCAGCGACCCGCAACTACTCAAGGCCATCGATGACTCGCTCGACGCGCTTCAGGCGCAGGTCCAGAGCGTCGATGCGTCGGCCGTCGGCGCACTGAGTCAATGGCGTGAGCGTCATATCAAAAAGCCGCTTGCCAACAGTGCTGGCGACGACGTCAGTCTGGCGTTGCTGGGCAATCGTGCGTTGCTGATGATCAAACCAGAATCGGCAGACAAGGCCATTGGCCTGTTCAGCTCGGCCTGGAACAAACTGGCACGCAGCCGCCAGCTGACCATCGGCGAAGAAAGCGCTATGCCGCTCAGCGAAGACGGCCGTGTGGCACTGACGCGCCTGGGCGGCAAGCCAGGGACGGTCGACGTGCTGGCTAAAACCGACTGGACCGCTTCGTTCCCGCTGGGCAGCGTGGCCTATGACGGTCGCGTACCGGTCACCGCCATGATCGATGTGGCCGCTGCACCCGGTGCATCAGGCACGCCTCCGGTTGCCACCGTATTTATCAATGATTACCTGATCGGTGCGTTGCAGTTGACGGCCGACGGCAAGAAAGAACGCATCGAAGCACGGATTCCGCAGTACGCTCTGGCGGCACAGAACACCTTGCGTGTGTCCTTCCAGCGTCAGCCGGTCAGTAACATGTGCCTGGAAACACCGCAGGCGTTCCCGATCTCGGTACTGCCGACCAGCCATGTGGTACTGGACAAGATCACCCCGGACAGCAACTTCTCCGGGATGGCCGCGCGCTTCGCGACCGACACTCAACTGATGGTGCCGAAGGGCTACCTCGAGCGTCCGGCCAGCAGCCTGCCGCAGGTTATCCGTGTTGCCAGCGCTGCCGGTGTTTCGCCATTGCGCGCACAACTCAGCGTCAGTGATGACGCCAGTGTTGCGGTAACACCGGCCAAGGCGTTTCTGGCTTTCGAATTGCCGGTCAAGGACGCTGCCGAGTCGGTCAAGGCCGATAACGAAGGCCATCTGCTGATCAACCACAAAGAGCAGACGTTGCTGGATCTCAAGACTCTCAATCACCTGGCGTCCCTGCAAGTGATCGAAGCCGGCAGCCAGCACGGTATGGTCTATCGCACACTGGGCGGTCAGGCCCCGGTCTTCGAGCGTCCGTTGCTGCTGGAACGCGGCAATGCAACCCTGCTCGCCGACAGCGGCCCGGTGGCAACCTTCGACGCCAATGATCCAACCGGCAGCAAGATGATCGAAGAAGAAGAAACCACTGGCATCGAAGCCTGGCGCAAACCGTCGCTGCTGTGGCTGATTCCGGCCGGTATCGTGCTCTTTCTCATCCTGTTGCTGGCTGGCCGTAGCGCCCGTCGCAATCGCTCGTAA
- a CDS encoding glycosyl transferase family protein: protein MTSLYWPYWLAHYYSVLEVATIIVGLIILVSSIDDLFIDIWYWSRRLYRKFTAERRYRPLTAEQLMARDQQPLAIMVPAWLEYDVIAPMIENMVSTLDYQNYVVFVGTYINDQRTIDEVERMRRRYKQLHRVEVPHNGPTCKADCLNWVIQAIFLYEQTHAVQFAGTILHDSEDVLHPLELRLFNYLLPRKDMIQLPVVSLERNWYEWVAGTYMDEFAEWHGKDLVVRESMTDTVPSAGVGTCFSRRALMVLAEENQNQPFNTESLTEDYDVGARLAKYGMQAIFVRFPVQFRVLRKSWFRKQYESTLEMPLCVREFFPDTFRTAFRQKARWTLGIGLQGWEQMGWTGSLANRYLLFRDRKGVVTSFISIIAYLILIQLLALIVLRSSGLWNTSFPTPFETTGLIQYLLVANGIALLWRIAHRCYFTTVLYGWQHGLLSIPRMVVGNFVNFMAAARAWRMFLVGKLLNRKLVWDKTMHDFPSTDLVAAAPRRLGSVLLSWQAINDEKLQTALAEQQTRQVPLGRILLSHGWLDDETLAEAIAFQNDLPRVFDIASKRADSSVLADEFCLRWRVVPLTINVQGRTEIAVASPLPEEGLQQITEQLGSEPVQLVARESEIVAQLRQLQAVGGQPLPAAAPLLGDLLVEQGLLDREVFRKAMLGYRPHVHGRIGDYLVDIGVLPRETIEEAVARQHNHYRPADQTEQPL, encoded by the coding sequence ATGACGTCGCTTTATTGGCCTTACTGGCTGGCCCATTACTACAGCGTGCTGGAAGTCGCGACGATCATTGTCGGGCTGATCATTCTCGTGTCGAGTATCGATGACCTGTTCATCGACATCTGGTACTGGTCCAGGCGGCTGTACCGCAAGTTCACCGCCGAACGCCGCTATCGGCCGTTGACTGCCGAGCAGTTGATGGCACGTGATCAGCAGCCACTGGCGATCATGGTCCCGGCCTGGCTGGAATACGACGTCATCGCGCCGATGATCGAAAACATGGTGTCGACCCTCGACTACCAGAATTACGTGGTCTTTGTCGGCACCTACATCAATGACCAGCGCACCATCGACGAAGTGGAGCGCATGCGCCGTCGCTACAAGCAGTTACACCGTGTAGAGGTGCCGCACAACGGCCCGACCTGCAAGGCCGACTGCCTGAACTGGGTGATCCAGGCGATCTTTCTGTATGAGCAAACTCATGCCGTACAGTTCGCCGGGACCATTCTGCACGACAGCGAGGACGTACTGCATCCGCTTGAGCTGCGCCTGTTCAACTACCTGCTGCCACGCAAGGACATGATCCAGCTACCGGTGGTGTCGCTGGAGCGCAACTGGTACGAATGGGTTGCGGGCACCTACATGGATGAGTTCGCCGAATGGCACGGCAAGGACCTGGTCGTGCGTGAAAGCATGACCGACACCGTGCCATCGGCGGGTGTCGGCACCTGTTTTTCGCGCCGCGCCTTGATGGTGCTGGCAGAAGAAAACCAGAACCAGCCGTTCAATACCGAAAGCCTGACCGAGGACTACGACGTCGGCGCACGTCTGGCGAAGTACGGCATGCAGGCGATTTTCGTGCGCTTTCCGGTGCAATTTCGCGTATTGCGTAAATCCTGGTTCCGCAAGCAGTACGAATCCACCCTGGAAATGCCGCTGTGTGTCCGTGAGTTTTTCCCGGACACCTTCCGCACCGCGTTTCGCCAGAAAGCTCGCTGGACGCTGGGTATCGGCCTGCAAGGCTGGGAACAGATGGGCTGGACCGGCTCGCTGGCAAACCGTTACCTGCTGTTTCGCGACCGCAAAGGTGTGGTGACCTCGTTTATCAGCATCATTGCTTACCTGATCCTCATCCAGTTGCTAGCGTTGATCGTTCTGCGTTCCAGCGGGCTGTGGAATACCAGCTTCCCGACACCGTTCGAAACTACCGGGCTGATTCAGTACCTGCTGGTGGCCAACGGCATTGCCCTGCTGTGGCGGATTGCCCACCGTTGTTACTTCACCACCGTGCTGTATGGCTGGCAGCATGGCTTGCTGTCCATACCGCGCATGGTGGTCGGCAACTTCGTCAACTTCATGGCTGCAGCGCGGGCCTGGCGGATGTTTCTGGTAGGCAAGCTACTCAACCGCAAGCTGGTCTGGGACAAGACCATGCACGACTTCCCGTCCACCGATCTGGTCGCTGCCGCACCTCGTCGTCTGGGCAGCGTGCTGTTGTCATGGCAGGCCATCAATGACGAAAAACTGCAAACCGCACTGGCTGAACAGCAAACCCGTCAGGTGCCACTGGGCAGGATTTTGCTGAGCCATGGCTGGCTCGACGATGAAACCCTCGCTGAGGCCATCGCCTTCCAGAATGATCTGCCGCGGGTCTTCGACATCGCCAGCAAACGCGCCGACAGCAGTGTGCTGGCGGATGAGTTCTGCCTGCGCTGGCGCGTGGTGCCACTGACGATCAATGTTCAGGGGCGCACGGAAATCGCAGTGGCCAGTCCGCTTCCGGAGGAAGGCTTGCAGCAGATTACCGAACAGCTTGGCTCGGAGCCGGTGCAACTGGTGGCGCGTGAAAGCGAGATCGTTGCGCAGTTGCGTCAGCTGCAAGCCGTCGGCGGTCAGCCGCTGCCGGCCGCTGCGCCACTGCTGGGCGATCTGCTGGTCGAACAGGGCCTGCTGGACCGCGAGGTGTTCCGCAAGGCCATGCTGGGTTATCGCCCGCATGTGCATGGCCGTATCGGCGATTATCTGGTCGACATCGGCGTGCTGCCCAGAGAAACCATCGAAGAGGCTGTGGCCCGTCAGCACAACCACTACCGACCTGCCGATCAAACGGAGCAGCCATTATGA
- a CDS encoding bacteriophage N4 adsorption protein A: MKRPFILSLLVTGLSLSSPFSQAETLPLPLTGPAYAIANEAYMAYNRKDYDLAIAKANEALRQRADASQLRDLIALAERDKYRRDHPQRAYKTRPKPGYLEGNQALRAYARHDYNGSASHARKAIAQAPKSLDYRMMLIEALQRQQRLDEAQTAISEAEQALGPQPVLTRRRQAIQEQVAVEKAANGYKALARGDNETAVSEARDAVRSFPKQVAYRKLLVSALIAQGQYAEARSAATEALALNGNDATLLVQRGQMRQRLGDQSGARQDFAQAMAVGNLPLREQASLYAAMGQPSEALQRLQKARDAGELQPGDEVQIAYFLSQAGDDQGALDTFKRVDRQSGLRPREVQDAAYSAMRTPDDAQAIAYFKRVLDYQQTGDLQMPAQQVFDTRRAVSDLSRVWGLTNTTTYRGASTSSGLSGAPGGSNDSVQNSTEVFWRPFGYRNARFVELYGRVTDTLWSKSGESDTGADALQGALGIRAKPFSEVNIIGAFERTFPLGNSNADGDWLVRLGYGSSIGTDLRVDVPSWWTSQLYAEGGRYLQDKRNYFNSEWQVGRSFRLDSISPRLVVFPHVVAAVDYDSKMRSEVDSLGRSSTSSGNAGGLGVGTGVRYWFREDTYKAPQSYVDFSVQYREKVFGDDRAEGVFARMTFSW, translated from the coding sequence ATGAAGCGCCCCTTCATCCTGTCGCTGTTGGTGACCGGCCTGAGTCTCTCTTCGCCGTTCAGCCAGGCAGAAACCCTTCCTTTGCCGTTGACCGGTCCGGCGTATGCTATCGCCAACGAAGCCTACATGGCCTACAACCGCAAGGACTACGACCTCGCGATCGCCAAGGCGAACGAGGCGTTGCGTCAGCGCGCCGATGCCAGCCAGTTGCGCGACCTGATTGCCCTGGCCGAACGCGACAAGTACCGCCGCGATCACCCGCAGCGCGCTTACAAGACGCGTCCGAAACCCGGCTATCTGGAAGGCAATCAGGCGCTGCGGGCATACGCCCGGCATGACTACAACGGCTCGGCCAGCCACGCCCGCAAAGCCATCGCGCAGGCACCAAAAAGTCTGGATTACCGCATGATGCTGATCGAGGCACTGCAACGTCAGCAGCGTCTGGACGAAGCACAGACAGCGATCAGCGAAGCAGAGCAGGCACTCGGCCCACAGCCGGTCCTGACGCGCCGTCGGCAGGCGATCCAGGAGCAGGTGGCGGTCGAAAAGGCGGCCAATGGCTACAAGGCACTGGCGCGCGGCGACAATGAAACCGCGGTCAGCGAGGCGCGTGACGCCGTGCGTAGTTTCCCGAAACAAGTGGCGTACCGAAAATTACTGGTCAGCGCTTTGATTGCCCAAGGGCAATATGCCGAAGCACGCTCTGCGGCCACCGAAGCGCTCGCGCTCAATGGCAACGACGCCACCCTGCTCGTCCAGCGGGGGCAAATGCGTCAACGCCTGGGCGACCAGAGTGGTGCCCGTCAGGACTTTGCCCAGGCTATGGCCGTCGGCAATCTGCCGCTGCGTGAACAGGCTTCTCTGTATGCCGCCATGGGCCAGCCGAGCGAGGCGTTGCAACGCTTGCAGAAAGCCCGCGACGCTGGCGAACTGCAACCGGGTGATGAAGTGCAGATCGCGTACTTCCTGAGCCAGGCGGGCGATGATCAAGGCGCGCTGGACACGTTCAAGCGTGTTGATCGTCAGTCCGGTCTCAGGCCCCGCGAAGTGCAGGATGCTGCTTACAGCGCCATGCGCACCCCGGATGATGCGCAGGCCATCGCGTACTTCAAACGCGTGCTGGATTACCAGCAGACCGGCGATTTGCAGATGCCTGCACAGCAAGTGTTCGACACCCGCCGCGCGGTCTCCGACCTGTCCCGCGTCTGGGGCCTGACCAACACCACGACTTATCGCGGCGCAAGTACCAGCAGCGGCCTGAGCGGCGCACCTGGCGGCAGCAATGACAGCGTGCAGAACAGCACCGAAGTATTCTGGCGGCCGTTCGGTTATCGCAATGCACGCTTCGTCGAGCTGTACGGACGGGTGACCGACACGCTGTGGAGCAAGAGCGGTGAATCCGACACAGGCGCGGACGCCCTGCAAGGCGCGCTCGGCATACGTGCCAAGCCGTTCAGCGAAGTCAACATCATCGGCGCTTTCGAACGCACGTTCCCGCTGGGCAATTCCAACGCCGATGGCGACTGGCTGGTGCGTCTGGGCTATGGCTCCAGCATCGGCACTGACTTGCGGGTCGACGTACCTAGCTGGTGGACCTCGCAGCTGTACGCTGAAGGCGGCCGTTATCTGCAGGACAAACGTAACTACTTCAACAGCGAATGGCAGGTCGGGCGCAGTTTTCGCCTGGACAGCATCAGCCCGCGGCTGGTGGTGTTCCCGCATGTGGTCGCCGCAGTGGACTATGATTCGAAGATGCGCAGCGAGGTCGACAGCCTCGGCCGCAGCAGCACGTCTTCAGGCAACGCAGGCGGTCTGGGCGTCGGCACGGGTGTGCGCTACTGGTTCCGCGAGGACACGTACAAGGCGCCGCAGTCATATGTCGATTTCTCTGTGCAGTACCGGGAAAAAGTGTTCGGCGATGACCGGGCAGAAGGCGTATTCGCCCGTATGACGTTCTCGTGGTAA
- a CDS encoding SirB1 family protein, whose amino-acid sequence MTPRQHCLACLQHTPPSVFEAALWVSAEHDPQFSRQDVMAGMHQLQRQIDAALPVLPASELAQPMLRQLSALGFQQDDWNPPKPDAALLHQIIQRRRGQPLGLALVALEIARRLNIALEGVNFPGHFLLRVPGADHLLDPCGGRRLYPRDCRELLVRQFGPSMQLRAEHMKSATPANILQRLSRNLRHLHQINDNFIAALKDADRIVELGQAISSDYLARATLYQMLECPQAERFDLEHALLLSEDPIQRIRLTERLSQLPSHRTVH is encoded by the coding sequence ATGACGCCACGTCAGCATTGCCTGGCCTGCCTGCAACATACGCCGCCCTCGGTGTTTGAAGCCGCGTTATGGGTTTCGGCAGAGCATGATCCACAGTTTTCCCGCCAGGACGTGATGGCCGGGATGCACCAGTTGCAACGCCAGATCGATGCTGCCCTGCCTGTCCTGCCCGCCTCCGAACTTGCCCAACCAATGTTGCGCCAGCTCAGCGCGCTGGGTTTTCAGCAGGATGACTGGAACCCTCCCAAACCTGACGCGGCACTGCTGCACCAGATCATCCAGCGCCGCAGGGGCCAGCCGTTGGGGCTGGCACTTGTCGCACTGGAAATCGCCAGGCGGCTGAACATTGCGCTGGAGGGCGTCAACTTCCCGGGCCACTTTCTGCTGCGCGTGCCAGGCGCCGACCATCTGCTCGACCCCTGCGGTGGTCGCAGGCTATACCCCAGAGACTGTCGCGAGCTGCTGGTCCGCCAGTTTGGACCGAGCATGCAATTGCGCGCCGAGCACATGAAGTCGGCGACACCTGCGAACATATTGCAAAGGTTGTCACGCAACCTCAGGCACCTGCATCAGATCAATGACAACTTTATCGCTGCGCTCAAGGACGCCGACCGGATCGTCGAGCTGGGCCAAGCCATCAGCAGCGATTACCTGGCCCGCGCTACGCTGTACCAGATGCTTGAATGCCCGCAGGCCGAACGCTTCGACCTGGAACACGCGCTGTTGCTCAGTGAAGACCCTATACAGCGAATCAGGCTCACTGAACGCCTGAGCCAATTGCCTTCACATCGCACCGTTCATTGA
- a CDS encoding flavodoxin, translating to MKVAIVCGTVYGSAEEVARHAATLLRAAGHETLINSRLTLPELLAFEPQALLAVTSTTGMGELPDNLVPLYSQLRDALPAALRGLPGGVIALGDASYGDTFCGGGELMRELFAELGIAETQDMLRLDGSETVTPETDAEPWLAIFIAQLG from the coding sequence ATGAAAGTCGCCATCGTGTGCGGAACGGTCTATGGATCGGCCGAAGAAGTGGCCAGGCACGCAGCCACGCTGTTGCGCGCTGCGGGCCATGAAACACTCATCAATTCCAGGCTGACGCTGCCTGAACTGCTGGCCTTCGAGCCTCAGGCTTTGCTGGCGGTGACATCGACCACTGGCATGGGTGAGTTGCCGGATAACCTGGTACCTCTTTATTCGCAGCTGCGCGATGCGTTGCCTGCTGCCCTGCGCGGATTGCCGGGCGGCGTGATCGCTCTCGGCGATGCCAGTTATGGCGATACCTTCTGTGGCGGTGGCGAGCTGATGCGTGAGCTGTTTGCCGAGCTGGGCATCGCTGAAACCCAAGACATGCTGCGTCTCGACGGCAGCGAAACTGTCACCCCGGAAACCGATGCCGAGCCCTGGCTTGCAATCTTCATTGCGCAGTTGGGCTGA
- a CDS encoding antibiotic biosynthesis monooxygenase, which produces MSTSPVTLMVARRVAHGRYQEMMAWLHEGEQLATDFTGYLGSGVLAPPPGDDEFQIIFRFTDEHTMHAWEHSASRRSWLVRGSGLFAQPSEHRVSGIDGWFGAIDQRPPRWKQAVAIWLAFFPVSLIFNFLLGPLLNPLDLLPRILISTAVLTPLMVYLFIPLSTRLLASWLNTPQTPPARATQSPSPR; this is translated from the coding sequence ATGTCTACCTCACCCGTCACCTTGATGGTTGCCCGCCGTGTTGCGCATGGTCGCTACCAGGAAATGATGGCCTGGCTGCATGAAGGCGAACAATTGGCCACCGACTTCACGGGTTATCTCGGCTCGGGCGTGCTGGCTCCCCCGCCTGGAGATGATGAATTCCAGATCATTTTTCGTTTTACCGATGAGCACACCATGCACGCCTGGGAGCATTCCGCCTCCCGACGCTCCTGGTTGGTGCGCGGCAGCGGTCTTTTTGCCCAACCCTCCGAGCACCGTGTCAGCGGCATCGACGGCTGGTTTGGCGCAATCGATCAACGCCCGCCTCGCTGGAAGCAGGCAGTTGCCATCTGGCTCGCGTTCTTTCCTGTGTCACTGATCTTCAACTTTCTGCTCGGCCCGCTGCTCAACCCTCTGGACCTGCTGCCGCGCATCCTGATCAGCACGGCGGTGCTTACGCCCCTGATGGTTTATCTGTTCATTCCATTGTCCACTCGCCTTCTGGCATCCTGGCTGAACACCCCCCAGACACCGCCTGCACGCGCAACCCAGTCACCTTCCCCGCGATAG